A single region of the Nicotiana sylvestris chromosome 6, ASM39365v2, whole genome shotgun sequence genome encodes:
- the LOC138870192 gene encoding uncharacterized protein yields the protein MEKVKIIKERLKTAQSRQKYYSDVRHRDLEFKKDDWVVGDSSTIVPAETIEGNEELSYEEVPIAILDRQVRKLRNKEIASVKVLWRNQQVEEAIWETEEEMRKKYPHLFV from the exons atggagaaagtcaagattattaaagagaggttgaaaactgctcagagtcgccaaaagtatTATTCGGATGTGCGTcatagagatttggagttcaaaaaggatgattgg gtagtgggagattcgtccactattgtgccagcTGAAACTATTGAGGGTAATGAAGAACTGTCTTATGAAGAAGTTCcaattgccattcttgataggcaagttcgaaaattgagaaataaggaaattgcctccgtaaaagtgttatggcggaaccagcaggttgaggaagccatTTGGGAAacagaggaagaaatgagaaagaagtacccccatttgtttgtatag